One segment of Mycobacterium spongiae DNA contains the following:
- the sepX gene encoding divisome protein SepX/GlpR, whose translation MPSIPQSLLWISLVVLWLFVLVPMLISKRDAVRRTSDVALATRVLNGGAGARLLKRGGPATGHRSDPDWKPDEPWRHEPVDEELDDDDVADGQDEEREQDPDQGQDAHEKRRGDVSVMTFAGRQTAGDDEPDYLDVDVVDEDSGALPAGASARGAEPGVLAVDGAIGEAEVEADDVEAEGDYEADDGTRHRADLERDHDRAADEYEYEYVEDSSGLEPDEDDPQHDYDASPTVAMGSSRRRRFDTSTAAAVSARKYAFRKRVLMVMAAVLVGSAVAAFEITPSAWWICGIATAVTVLYLGYLRRQTRIEAKVRRRRAQRMARSRLGVENTHDRAYDVVPERLRRPGAVVLEIDDEDPAFAHLDYATPGRSYGWPRDLPRAVGQ comes from the coding sequence ATGCCAAGCATCCCGCAATCGTTGTTGTGGATTTCACTCGTGGTGCTCTGGCTGTTCGTGCTGGTCCCCATGCTGATCAGCAAACGCGACGCGGTGCGGCGCACCAGTGATGTCGCGTTGGCCACCCGGGTGCTCAATGGCGGGGCCGGTGCCCGCCTGCTCAAGCGTGGTGGTCCGGCCACGGGCCATCGCAGCGACCCCGACTGGAAACCCGACGAACCCTGGCGTCACGAACCGGTTGATGAGGAGCTCGATGATGACGATGTGGCGGACGGCCAAGACGAGGAACGGGAGCAGGACCCGGACCAGGGACAAGACGCCCATGAGAAGCGCCGAGGCGACGTCAGCGTCATGACGTTTGCCGGACGCCAGACCGCTGGGGACGATGAGCCGGACTACCTCGACGTTGACGTTGTCGATGAGGATTCCGGAGCCCTTCCGGCGGGAGCCAGTGCGCGCGGGGCTGAGCCGGGGGTGCTCGCGGTCGATGGCGCGATCGGCGAAGCCGAGGTGGAGGCCGACGACGTTGAGGCCGAAGGCGACTATGAGGCCGACGACGGGACGCGCCACCGAGCCGATCTGGAACGCGACCACGACAGGGCCGCCGACGAATACGAGTACGAATACGTGGAGGATTCGTCCGGCTTGGAGCCCGACGAGGACGATCCACAACACGACTACGACGCATCGCCGACGGTCGCGATGGGTAGCTCGAGACGGCGCCGGTTCGACACGTCGACTGCGGCTGCCGTCAGTGCCCGCAAGTACGCCTTCAGAAAGCGCGTATTGATGGTCATGGCGGCGGTGCTTGTCGGGTCGGCGGTTGCGGCGTTTGAAATCACGCCGAGCGCATGGTGGATATGCGGCATCGCCACCGCGGTGACGGTGCTCTACCTGGGGTATCTGCGCCGGCAGACCCGGATCGAGGCGAAGGTACGTCGCCGCCGGGCGCAACGGATGGCGCGTTCACGCCTCGGCGTCGAGAACACCCATGACCGCGCATACGACGTCGTGCCGGAGCGGCTACGGCGCCCGGGCGCGGTGGTTCTCGAAATCGACGACGAGGACCCTGCCTTCGCGCATCTGGACTATGCGACGCCCGGGCGGTCCTACGGCTGGCCCCGGGACCTACCTCGCGCCGTCGGTCAGTAG
- a CDS encoding UTP--glucose-1-phosphate uridylyltransferase: MSRPEQPMPHTAIVPAAGLGTRFLPATKTVPKELLPVVDTPGIELVAEEAAAAGAERLVIVTSEGKDGVVAHFVEDLVLEGTLAARGKKAMLAKVRRAPELIKVESVVQAEPLGLGHAIGCVEPTLAPDEDSVAVLLPDDLVLPAGVLETMAKVRARLGGTVLCAIEVAPEEISAYGVFDVEPVPDADDPDVLLVKGMVEKPRTEDAPSRYAAAGRYVLDRAIFDALRRIDRGAGGEVQLTDAIALLITEGHPVHVVVHRGSRHDLGNPGGYLKAAVDFALDRDDYGPDLRRWLVARLGLTEQ; this comes from the coding sequence ATGTCTCGCCCAGAACAACCGATGCCGCATACGGCGATTGTCCCGGCAGCTGGCCTGGGAACGCGTTTCCTGCCGGCAACCAAGACGGTGCCGAAAGAGCTGCTGCCGGTCGTCGATACGCCCGGCATCGAGCTGGTCGCCGAAGAGGCCGCCGCGGCCGGCGCGGAGCGGCTGGTGATTGTCACGTCCGAGGGCAAGGACGGCGTTGTTGCGCACTTCGTCGAAGACCTGGTGCTTGAGGGCACGCTCGCCGCACGCGGCAAGAAGGCCATGCTGGCTAAGGTGCGCCGCGCCCCTGAGCTGATCAAAGTCGAATCGGTGGTGCAGGCGGAGCCGCTTGGCCTGGGCCACGCTATTGGCTGCGTAGAGCCCACGCTGGCGCCTGACGAGGACTCGGTCGCGGTGCTGCTGCCCGATGACTTGGTGTTGCCGGCGGGCGTGCTGGAGACGATGGCGAAGGTCCGCGCGCGCCTGGGCGGCACGGTGCTGTGCGCGATTGAGGTAGCACCCGAGGAGATCAGTGCCTACGGGGTCTTTGACGTCGAGCCTGTGCCTGACGCCGATGACCCCGATGTGCTGCTGGTCAAGGGCATGGTTGAAAAGCCCAGAACTGAAGATGCCCCATCGAGGTACGCGGCGGCCGGCCGGTATGTACTGGACCGCGCCATCTTCGATGCGTTGCGGCGCATCGACCGCGGTGCTGGCGGCGAAGTGCAGCTCACCGATGCGATCGCGCTGTTGATCACCGAAGGCCACCCGGTCCATGTCGTTGTGCACCGCGGATCCCGACACGACTTGGGAAATCCCGGAGGCTACCTCAAGGCTGCGGTTGACTTTGCATTGGATCGTGACGACTATGGCCCGGATTTGCGGCGATGGTTGGTGGCGCGATTGGGCCTGACGGAGCAGTAG
- a CDS encoding GNAT family N-acetyltransferase: protein MNPRRHSSRHPGWPAGAGPLRVAAGVIRLRAVRMRDGAQWSRIRLTDRAYLEPWEPSTDGDWTTRHSVAAWPAVCSGLRSEARKGRMLPYVIELDGRFCGQLTIGNVTHGALRSAWIGYWVPSSATGGGVATGALALGLDHCFGPVKLHRVEATVRPENVASRAVLAKVGFREEGLLRRYLEVDRAWRDHLLVAMTVEEVYDSVTAALVRAGHASWP from the coding sequence GTGAATCCGCGTCGCCATAGCTCTCGGCATCCGGGGTGGCCCGCGGGTGCCGGGCCGTTGCGGGTCGCGGCGGGTGTCATCCGGCTGCGGGCCGTGCGAATGCGCGACGGTGCGCAATGGAGCCGGATCCGATTGACCGACCGGGCATATCTGGAGCCGTGGGAGCCCAGCACCGACGGCGATTGGACGACCCGCCACTCGGTCGCTGCGTGGCCGGCGGTGTGTTCAGGCCTCCGTTCTGAGGCCCGCAAAGGCCGCATGTTGCCCTATGTGATCGAGCTCGACGGCCGATTTTGTGGCCAGTTGACCATCGGCAATGTCACCCATGGGGCACTGCGGTCGGCCTGGATCGGCTATTGGGTACCGAGCTCGGCGACCGGAGGCGGGGTGGCTACCGGTGCCTTGGCGCTGGGTCTCGACCACTGCTTCGGCCCTGTCAAGCTGCATCGTGTGGAGGCCACCGTGCGCCCAGAGAACGTGGCCAGCCGTGCCGTGCTAGCCAAAGTGGGGTTCCGCGAAGAGGGGCTGTTGCGGCGCTACCTCGAGGTCGATCGTGCCTGGCGAGACCACTTATTGGTGGCCATGACGGTCGAAGAGGTCTACGACTCCGTCACGGCCGCACTCGTTCGGGCTGGCCATGCTAGCTGGCCGTGA
- a CDS encoding DUF5642 family protein — protein sequence MRPVWIAALAIPIVALLAAACSQQPPPGPAPTAQSPAAHSGVVNPDNIRRVGRELPPGYEVSSVPRADTPSVIWGLGAATAHLQAKPPQCMSLADPAGRSDRAAQGISGSGAGGIVDAVVVVVSPAPVDLDHEAVAACGHWTVTGGRTTAHVGLSEAPAIDGAETLGMVADIRTSVESGTEIESRTYTFVAYLGGAYAFTALTTDPGSMHPPLAPQFAADLLVKTVATLRS from the coding sequence ATGCGGCCGGTGTGGATTGCTGCGCTAGCGATCCCAATCGTGGCGCTGCTAGCGGCCGCATGCAGTCAGCAGCCGCCGCCTGGGCCGGCGCCCACTGCACAGTCACCGGCTGCCCATTCCGGCGTCGTTAACCCCGACAACATCAGACGGGTCGGTCGCGAACTGCCGCCCGGTTACGAGGTAAGTAGCGTCCCACGCGCGGACACGCCAAGCGTGATCTGGGGGCTGGGAGCCGCGACAGCCCATCTGCAGGCGAAGCCGCCGCAGTGCATGAGCCTCGCTGATCCGGCCGGCAGAAGCGACCGGGCCGCTCAGGGAATTTCCGGCTCAGGTGCCGGCGGCATCGTCGACGCGGTAGTGGTCGTCGTGTCGCCGGCCCCCGTTGACCTGGACCACGAGGCCGTTGCGGCCTGCGGGCACTGGACCGTGACCGGGGGGCGGACGACCGCGCACGTCGGTCTCAGCGAGGCGCCAGCCATCGACGGGGCCGAAACCCTAGGCATGGTGGCCGATATCCGGACCTCCGTCGAGTCCGGCACCGAAATCGAATCGCGGACATACACATTCGTGGCCTATCTAGGCGGCGCGTACGCATTCACGGCGCTCACCACCGACCCCGGATCGATGCATCCACCGCTGGCACCGCAGTTCGCTGCTGATCTCCTTGTC
- a CDS encoding 5-formyltetrahydrofolate cyclo-ligase produces the protein MEPASKAGLRAKLLAARGGVADDVRVAEAEMLGRHLEHVVNGDSTVCAYVPVGTEPGSIDMLNVLLAQARRVLLPVARTTDDDVPLPLRWGEYRSHALVPGRWGLLEPAMPHLPESAIAEASLVLVPALAVDRRGARLGRGAGFYDRSLAGRDPQARVVAIVRDQELIDELPSEPHDVAMSHALTPRRGLIALPNRE, from the coding sequence ATGGAGCCCGCGAGCAAGGCCGGGTTGCGGGCAAAACTGTTGGCCGCCCGCGGTGGCGTCGCCGACGACGTCCGGGTCGCCGAGGCCGAGATGCTGGGCAGACATCTGGAGCACGTCGTGAACGGAGACAGCACAGTCTGCGCTTACGTGCCGGTGGGTACCGAGCCCGGCTCGATCGATATGTTGAATGTGTTGCTCGCGCAAGCACGGCGAGTGTTGTTGCCGGTAGCGCGGACCACGGACGACGACGTTCCGCTGCCGCTGCGGTGGGGCGAGTACCGTTCCCATGCACTGGTACCGGGCCGCTGGGGCCTCCTCGAACCGGCGATGCCCCACCTGCCCGAGTCGGCGATCGCCGAGGCCAGCCTGGTGCTGGTTCCGGCGTTGGCGGTCGATCGCCGGGGTGCGCGGCTGGGCCGAGGCGCGGGCTTCTACGATCGCTCGCTAGCCGGCAGGGACCCGCAAGCACGCGTGGTCGCGATAGTGCGCGACCAGGAGCTGATCGACGAGTTGCCGTCCGAACCACACGATGTAGCGATGTCTCACGCGCTCACGCCACGGCGCGGCCTCATCGCACTACCGAACCGGGAATGA
- a CDS encoding FmdB family zinc ribbon protein — MPTYSYACTECAHRFDVVQAFTDDALSTCDRCSGRLRKLFNAVGVVFKGSGFYRTDSRESAKTSNGSPNGSSGNGSTSNDSKASSESKASTERTTSSSTEKSSSSPAPSTAAASS; from the coding sequence GTGCCCACCTACAGCTACGCGTGTACCGAGTGTGCCCACCGCTTCGACGTTGTGCAGGCCTTCACTGACGATGCGCTGTCCACGTGCGACCGCTGCTCCGGTCGGCTGCGCAAGCTGTTCAACGCCGTGGGGGTCGTGTTCAAGGGCAGCGGTTTCTACCGCACCGATAGCCGCGAGTCAGCCAAGACATCGAACGGTTCTCCCAACGGATCCTCAGGCAACGGCTCAACGTCGAATGACAGCAAGGCGTCAAGTGAGAGCAAGGCGTCAACCGAGCGGACGACGTCAAGCTCGACCGAAAAATCCAGCAGTAGCCCGGCGCCGTCCACCGCGGCCGCTTCGAGCTAG
- the glp gene encoding molybdotransferase-like divisome protein Glp — protein sequence MRSVEEQQARISAAAVAPRPIRVAIAEAQALMCAEEVVTERPLPGFDQAAIDGYAVRSVDVASVGDAGGVEVLAGIDGSEANHDALTLPVMGTIEAGARTPSRLQPHQAVRVQTGAPLPALADAVLPLRWTDGGMNRVRVLRGAPPGAYVRRTGDDVQPGDIAVRAGTVIGAAQVGLLAAVGRERVLVHPRPRLSVMAVGGELVDISRTPGNGQVYDVNTYALAAAGRDAGAEVNRVGIVSNNPTELGEIVEGQIGRSEVLVIAGGVGGAATEAVRSVLSELGDLEVVRVAMHPGSVQGFGQLGPDGVPTFLLPANPVSALVVFEVMVRPLIRLSLGKRHPMRRVVQARTLSPIASVAGRKGYLRGQLMRDQDSGEYLVQALGGAPGASSHLLATLAEANCLVVVPTGAEQIRIGEIVDVAFLAQHG from the coding sequence GTGCGTTCTGTGGAGGAACAGCAGGCCCGGATATCGGCTGCCGCTGTGGCCCCGAGGCCGATACGTGTGGCCATTGCCGAAGCGCAGGCATTGATGTGTGCGGAGGAAGTGGTCACCGAACGTCCTTTGCCCGGTTTCGATCAAGCGGCGATCGACGGCTACGCGGTGCGCAGTGTCGATGTGGCGAGCGTCGGCGATGCTGGCGGCGTCGAAGTGCTTGCCGGCATCGACGGCAGCGAAGCCAATCACGATGCGCTGACCCTGCCGGTGATGGGGACCATCGAGGCCGGTGCCCGCACACCCAGCAGGCTGCAGCCCCATCAGGCTGTCCGGGTTCAGACTGGGGCGCCGCTGCCGGCCCTGGCCGACGCCGTGTTGCCGTTGCGGTGGACCGACGGCGGGATGAACCGCGTGCGTGTGCTGCGTGGCGCGCCGCCCGGTGCGTATGTGCGGCGCACCGGTGATGATGTGCAGCCGGGTGACATTGCGGTGCGTGCAGGGACGGTGATCGGCGCGGCCCAGGTGGGTCTGCTGGCGGCCGTCGGCCGTGAGCGGGTACTCGTGCACCCGCGTCCGCGTCTGTCGGTCATGGCCGTGGGCGGGGAGCTCGTCGACATCTCGCGGACCCCGGGCAACGGGCAGGTGTACGACGTGAATACCTATGCTTTAGCAGCCGCTGGCCGCGATGCCGGAGCTGAGGTGAACCGGGTCGGCATCGTCAGCAACAACCCCACCGAACTCGGCGAGATCGTCGAGGGTCAGATCGGTCGCTCCGAAGTCCTGGTGATCGCCGGCGGGGTCGGCGGCGCCGCGACGGAGGCAGTCAGGTCCGTGCTTTCCGAGCTCGGCGACTTGGAAGTCGTCCGCGTGGCCATGCATCCAGGATCCGTTCAGGGCTTCGGTCAGCTCGGCCCTGATGGTGTTCCGACATTCTTGTTACCGGCCAATCCGGTCAGCGCTCTGGTGGTCTTCGAGGTGATGGTCCGGCCGTTGATCCGGTTGTCGCTGGGCAAGAGGCACCCGATGCGCCGCGTCGTGCAGGCCCGCACCCTATCGCCGATTGCCTCGGTGGCCGGGCGCAAGGGTTACCTCCGTGGGCAGCTGATGCGTGATCAAGACAGTGGCGAGTACCTGGTGCAGGCTCTCGGCGGCGCCCCGGGGGCGTCATCGCACCTGCTGGCGACGCTCGCTGAGGCGAATTGTCTGGTTGTGGTTCCCACTGGTGCCGAGCAGATTCGTATTGGCGAGATCGTCGATGTCGCTTTCCTGGCTCAGCACGGCTGA
- a CDS encoding alpha/beta fold hydrolase: MPIAPINGQQIHYTDSGGDGAAVIATHAFLMDIVTLEPLTARLVEAGYRVVAFDFRGHGQTVYDKSPHTYLDVAADALGLADHLGIGSFTFLAEGIGGIVAMRTAMCAPERVSRLVLLGPSADAAPEGENAALDEGMAVWCSVGPDPVLYGHFAKYGTANAEDADALMERWRNSAWSDFWPAADTVAARPRFVDELSSIRCPALVVHHKRDFLLPVMAGREVADSLGGPTTFVPMGTGAHSITMAFDPQVGDIVLEWLATEH, from the coding sequence ATGCCGATAGCGCCCATTAACGGCCAGCAGATCCACTACACCGACAGCGGCGGCGATGGGGCGGCGGTGATCGCGACGCATGCGTTCTTGATGGATATCGTGACGCTTGAACCCTTGACGGCACGGCTCGTAGAAGCTGGTTACCGCGTGGTGGCGTTCGACTTTCGCGGGCACGGCCAAACCGTGTATGACAAGTCCCCTCACACCTACCTCGACGTCGCCGCCGACGCACTGGGCTTAGCAGACCATCTCGGCATTGGGAGCTTCACGTTCCTGGCAGAGGGAATAGGTGGCATCGTGGCGATGCGCACCGCGATGTGCGCACCGGAGAGGGTGTCGCGGCTGGTCCTGCTTGGTCCAAGTGCAGACGCTGCGCCGGAAGGTGAGAACGCTGCCCTCGATGAGGGCATGGCAGTGTGGTGCAGTGTCGGGCCAGACCCGGTCCTATACGGTCACTTCGCGAAGTACGGCACCGCTAACGCAGAGGATGCGGACGCCCTGATGGAGCGGTGGCGTAACAGCGCGTGGAGCGACTTCTGGCCGGCAGCAGACACCGTAGCCGCCCGTCCACGCTTCGTTGATGAGCTGTCGTCAATTAGGTGCCCAGCATTGGTGGTTCACCACAAACGCGACTTTCTCCTCCCGGTTATGGCGGGGCGTGAAGTTGCCGACAGTCTGGGTGGACCAACAACGTTTGTGCCCATGGGGACCGGTGCGCATTCCATCACAATGGCCTTCGACCCGCAGGTCGGTGACATAGTGCTGGAATGGCTAGCCACGGAGCACTGA
- a CDS encoding GNAT family N-acetyltransferase encodes MAELSGAGAEDLAGMDIFEGCSAQELVSLAAGVVPLRATAGQVLMQQGEQPVSFLLVSSGSAEVTHIGDDGVTIVEQVSPGMIVGEIALLRGIPRTATVTAIEPLTGWMGGSDAFARMAGIPGIMERLVRTARQRLAAFVTPIPLRLRDGSQLMLRPVLPGDSERTVRGHVQFSSETIYRRFMSARVPSPELMHYLAEVDYVDHFVWVVIDSGAPVAEARFVRDESDPTLAEIAFTVADAYQGRGIGSFLIGALSVAARVGGVERFSARMLSDNLPMRTIMDRHGAAWEREDDGVITTVIDVPGERDVGLKRETADQIKRVARQVIEAVG; translated from the coding sequence ATGGCCGAATTAAGCGGTGCGGGGGCCGAAGATCTCGCCGGAATGGACATCTTCGAGGGCTGCTCGGCGCAGGAGCTGGTGTCGTTGGCGGCTGGGGTTGTGCCGCTTCGCGCGACGGCGGGTCAGGTCTTGATGCAGCAGGGCGAGCAACCCGTTTCGTTCCTTCTGGTCTCGTCGGGCAGCGCCGAGGTCACCCACATTGGTGACGATGGCGTAACGATCGTCGAACAAGTATCGCCGGGCATGATCGTCGGAGAAATTGCGCTGCTGCGCGGCATTCCGCGAACCGCGACTGTGACCGCAATCGAGCCATTGACGGGATGGATGGGTGGCAGCGACGCCTTTGCGCGGATGGCCGGAATACCTGGAATTATGGAACGGCTGGTGCGCACGGCCCGACAACGCCTCGCCGCGTTTGTCACGCCGATACCCTTGCGGCTTCGCGACGGAAGCCAGCTGATGCTGCGCCCGGTCCTTCCCGGCGATAGCGAACGCACAGTTCGCGGGCACGTCCAATTCTCCAGCGAGACGATCTATCGCCGGTTCATGTCAGCTCGGGTTCCCAGCCCGGAGCTGATGCACTACCTCGCCGAGGTCGACTACGTCGACCACTTCGTTTGGGTGGTGATCGATTCGGGGGCCCCGGTGGCCGAGGCCCGCTTCGTGCGCGATGAGTCTGACCCGACGCTGGCCGAGATCGCCTTCACGGTCGCCGACGCGTACCAGGGCCGGGGGATCGGAAGCTTCCTGATCGGTGCGTTGTCGGTCGCCGCGCGGGTCGGTGGCGTCGAAAGGTTTTCCGCGCGGATGCTTTCCGACAACCTGCCGATGCGCACGATCATGGACCGCCATGGCGCGGCCTGGGAGCGTGAGGACGACGGGGTCATTACCACAGTGATCGATGTGCCGGGCGAACGCGACGTGGGCCTAAAGCGCGAAACGGCGGATCAGATCAAGCGAGTCGCGCGGCAGGTCATCGAGGCTGTCGGCTGA
- a CDS encoding PE family protein: MTLLSVAPQAVVGAAGELSGLGDVVGAANTTAAAATTEVLAAGADEVSAAIAAVFSAHGQAYQAAGAQATLFHAQFVQALSASAGAYSGAEAAEAAVLAGSVRSAVNDFLAGINAQTLELTGRPLVGDGADGTPGTGQNGSPGGWLFGNGGDGASNLDGSGGHGGSGGFLFGNGGNGADGAAAQYAGGAQTSPAGNGGNGGNGGWLYGNGGAGGSGGGDLNTFLNDGMGSADAFSGSGGNGGHGGWLGGNGGHGGGGGFAQSFNGNATSGDGGSGGSASIGDGGRGGFGANAAAAANGLALGGAGGSGGDVLLFGNGGNGDGSGGAINNLNSAEPGANDATGFAGGRGGHGGLLGGDGGTGGTGGTANSANGNATGGAGGAGGAAFYGDAGGGGRGGEGTSTNSVGRGGAGGAGGNTIAFGNGGTGGDAGRSGNGMNSPEPGANDITGTAGAAGGHGGLFGGDAGFGGDGGSASSTNGNATGGRGGAGGFSFNGDAGHGGLGGEASSFITGTTATGGAGGTGGFAIIGTAGDGGTGGFGQTNSGSTQGGTGGSGGNAFMGNPGEGGMGGQAGFADTAAGGNGGSGGNAIGIGTGGAGGTGGSAETFDGNATGGNGGAGGTGGLMSNGGDGGTGGDAAVIGGGTGTANAGTGGAGGPAGLGGTQDGATGQDGTVI; encoded by the coding sequence ATGACGTTGCTGAGTGTGGCCCCGCAGGCCGTGGTAGGCGCGGCCGGTGAGCTAAGTGGTCTGGGTGACGTCGTTGGTGCGGCGAACACCACCGCCGCCGCGGCCACCACCGAAGTGCTGGCCGCGGGCGCCGACGAGGTATCGGCGGCGATCGCAGCGGTGTTTTCCGCGCACGGCCAGGCTTATCAGGCTGCCGGTGCCCAAGCGACGCTGTTTCATGCCCAATTCGTGCAGGCCCTATCGGCAAGCGCAGGCGCCTATAGCGGTGCCGAGGCGGCCGAGGCGGCGGTGTTGGCCGGCTCGGTGCGGTCGGCGGTCAACGATTTCCTGGCCGGGATCAATGCGCAAACCCTTGAACTGACGGGGCGTCCGCTGGTTGGCGACGGCGCCGACGGCACTCCCGGAACGGGGCAGAACGGGTCCCCGGGCGGGTGGTTATTCGGCAACGGCGGCGACGGCGCCAGTAACCTCGATGGCAGTGGCGGCCACGGCGGCAGTGGCGGGTTCCTGTTCGGCAACGGCGGCAACGGCGCCGACGGCGCTGCCGCACAGTACGCCGGCGGGGCGCAGACATCCCCGGCCGGCAATGGCGGCAACGGCGGCAATGGCGGGTGGTTGTACGGCAATGGCGGTGCGGGAGGCAGCGGCGGCGGCGATTTGAACACTTTCCTCAATGACGGTATGGGATCGGCAGATGCGTTTAGCGGATCCGGCGGCAACGGTGGGCACGGAGGCTGGCTTGGCGGCAACGGCGGCCATGGCGGCGGCGGCGGATTCGCCCAATCATTCAATGGCAATGCCACCAGCGGTGACGGCGGGTCCGGCGGCAGCGCCAGCATCGGCGATGGTGGGCGCGGCGGCTTCGGCGCGAACGCCGCCGCCGCCGCGAACGGGCTGGCCCTGGGCGGTGCCGGCGGTTCCGGCGGCGACGTGCTGCTATTCGGCAACGGCGGAAATGGCGACGGTAGCGGTGGTGCCATCAACAACCTGAATTCGGCAGAGCCCGGAGCCAATGACGCCACCGGGTTCGCGGGGGGCCGCGGCGGCCACGGCGGACTGCTCGGCGGCGACGGCGGCACCGGCGGCACCGGCGGCACGGCCAACTCAGCAAACGGGAACGCCACCGGGGGCGCCGGTGGTGCCGGTGGCGCGGCATTTTATGGCGACGCGGGCGGTGGCGGCCGCGGTGGTGAAGGAACGTCGACCAATAGCGTGGGGCGGGGCGGCGCCGGCGGGGCGGGCGGCAACACCATTGCCTTCGGCAATGGCGGCACCGGCGGCGACGCGGGGCGAAGCGGCAACGGTATGAACTCCCCCGAGCCAGGGGCCAATGACATCACCGGGACGGCGGGCGCCGCCGGCGGCCACGGCGGTCTGTTCGGTGGAGACGCGGGTTTCGGAGGCGACGGTGGCTCGGCCTCGTCAACCAACGGAAACGCCACGGGGGGTAGGGGCGGCGCTGGCGGATTTAGCTTCAACGGCGACGCCGGCCATGGGGGGCTAGGCGGTGAAGCGAGCAGCTTCATCACCGGCACCACCGCCACCGGCGGCGCTGGCGGCACCGGTGGCTTCGCGATCATCGGGACCGCTGGCGACGGCGGCACCGGCGGCTTTGGTCAAACAAACTCCGGCAGCACGCAAGGCGGGACCGGTGGGAGCGGCGGCAACGCGTTCATGGGCAATCCCGGCGAAGGCGGGATGGGCGGCCAGGCTGGGTTCGCCGACACAGCCGCCGGCGGTAACGGCGGTAGCGGCGGCAACGCGATCGGCATCGGCACCGGCGGGGCAGGCGGCACCGGCGGGAGTGCGGAGACCTTCGATGGCAATGCCACCGGCGGTAACGGCGGCGCCGGCGGCACCGGCGGACTCATGAGCAACGGCGGTGACGGTGGCACCGGCGGCGATGCGGCTGTGATCGGCGGCGGAACCGGAACCGCGAACGCAGGCACCGGCGGGGCCGGCGGCCCGGCCGGGCTCGGCGGCACCCAGGACGGCGCTACCGGCCAGGACGGGACGGTCATCTAG
- a CDS encoding DUF732 domain-containing protein codes for MAAPPNTAERLKPPPARSPVAAGPNRDATSIATLKSYGLTITDPNPASADGKLMCVLIRQDRPGTEVANAYMSSNPTMRLIDAADVVFAAVSAYCPGPHNIVAVRVVNPTLRT; via the coding sequence GTGGCGGCGCCGCCAAATACTGCCGAGCGCCTTAAGCCGCCGCCGGCCAGGTCGCCTGTAGCGGCAGGCCCGAACAGGGACGCCACCTCCATAGCCACCCTCAAGAGCTATGGGCTGACGATCACCGATCCGAACCCAGCTAGTGCCGACGGCAAGCTCATGTGTGTCCTGATCAGACAAGATCGCCCAGGAACGGAAGTGGCCAATGCGTACATGTCCAGCAACCCGACGATGCGGCTGATTGATGCGGCGGACGTCGTGTTCGCCGCCGTCAGTGCGTACTGCCCGGGACCTCATAACATCGTTGCGGTGCGGGTTGTAAACCCAACCTTGAGGACCTAG
- a CDS encoding SAF domain-containing protein — protein sequence MGESSLNPTILSRISTSLRPDWTRTILARRVAAAGLVVLACVTAVRSNPDGDQVEVVVAARDLKPGTALTADDLGVETRLATTLPDGCQANVAAVVGSTLASPTRRGEVLTDVRLLGRRLAESTAGPGARIVPLHLADTALVDLVRVGDVVDVLVAPARDKPTASRVLATEAIVVLVSAKQNMQPTDDDRVVLVALPHRVANTVAGAALGQAVTLTLR from the coding sequence GTGGGGGAATCATCACTGAATCCGACGATCCTCAGCCGTATATCGACATCGCTGCGCCCCGACTGGACGCGGACCATCCTCGCCCGGCGCGTCGCCGCCGCGGGTCTGGTCGTGCTGGCCTGCGTCACGGCCGTGCGGTCGAACCCGGACGGTGATCAGGTCGAGGTGGTCGTGGCCGCCCGCGACCTAAAGCCCGGAACTGCGTTGACGGCCGACGACCTCGGGGTGGAAACGCGCCTGGCAACGACACTTCCCGACGGCTGCCAAGCCAACGTGGCCGCGGTAGTCGGTTCGACACTGGCCAGCCCGACACGCCGTGGCGAGGTGCTTACCGATGTCCGCCTGCTGGGGCGCCGGCTGGCCGAGTCGACAGCCGGGCCCGGCGCCCGCATCGTGCCGCTGCATCTGGCCGACACCGCGCTGGTCGATCTTGTCCGGGTCGGCGACGTCGTGGACGTACTGGTCGCGCCGGCCAGGGACAAGCCGACGGCGTCGCGGGTCCTCGCCACCGAGGCCATCGTGGTGCTCGTCTCGGCCAAGCAGAACATGCAGCCAACCGACGACGATCGGGTGGTGTTGGTGGCATTGCCACACCGGGTGGCAAATACAGTCGCCGGTGCCGCCCTGGGTCAGGCGGTCACCCTCACGCTGCGCTGA